One genomic segment of Linepithema humile isolate Giens D197 chromosome 5, Lhum_UNIL_v1.0, whole genome shotgun sequence includes these proteins:
- the LOC105676637 gene encoding dual serine/threonine and tyrosine protein kinase-like isoform X3, with product MVSNLPQEFRRYQRNRNQLRHIFEETQRTLEIIKLENFFPGENIIEELLPPLTLNKVTHILDNIPAIVVFGQDNKAKASLVNNLLSADILPLSNDSWRWVKLTYGQTNHVNLTLGLEYEVVETLQANEKSWSTLPIEDLAKSISEDINCPTILEVKLNQEVLKEGVQIFVVPNNGVIKILEKGSLKILPIFLYALGEQPLTEENLEELRDLKETYPYNPILFISSLANISLDGTDAELTESEQHSLQSRLEVPGVSKESKSDDSINIDKMNSLGLTWLDQLSSLGFLGMEESVEVHQLTWLVGEQYINNSSNLVDSCKRTDRVLHFTRGCLQNYLINASTYLNEIHTTSLRKFILSAFDMARKIQITPRRIQYAQQKENELYASLMKVVNEQQLELTELIQCIIQEMKDDIAGSDVYRYQSILNDDNEREWTVTVRVAMSEVQRFVLSRLGEKVAKELVNSVNCLRETFVGTLQRCLISLENNYEHDSTLLASDALKQILSAAYNIELHNSSPSLVHSFLERLRQLFQSLPLPWAPTPTLNIAWRRKITIDILNSLSAARLARAISTQFRDKLKSSHDAFQTALRSLENYYTGKLERTEEQRVAIRKYHAPKLAKLALESTSMMDAVRFGIPQYNKEIGRGQYGVVFACNSWGGAPGPCAVKSVVPPDERHWNDLAMEVYYTRSIPDHKRIVKLRGSVIDQSYGGGFGLGAAVLLVTDRLSRDLYCGIHTGLSWLERTQIAIDVLEGIRYLHSQGLVHRDIKLKNVLLDMENRAKLTDLGFCITEAMMSGSIVGTPIHMAPELLSGHYDSSVDVYAFGILFWYICAGKVRLPYAFEQFHNKEQLWTSVRKGLRPERLSQFDEECWILMEQCWSGEASKRPLLGAIQPVLESIQQKAERGKSLQELDAQKLHESSAEQIHPVLALAEPNNQRDHIFYTAEPV from the exons ATGGTAAGCAACTTACCACAAGAATTCAGGAGATATCAACGAAATAGAAATCAACTACGTCACATATTTGAAGAGACACAACGTACACTGGAAATCATAAAGcttgaaaacttttttccTGGAG agaACATTATCGAGGAATTACTACCCCCATTGACCTTGAATAAAGTGACACACATTCTCGATAATATTCCTGCAATAGTCGTCTTTGGACAAGACAATAAAGCTAAAGCTTCGCTAGTTAACAACTTACTCTCAGCTGATATTTTGCCATTGTCCAATGATTCGTGGAGATGGGTCAAACTTACTTATGGTCAAACAAATCATGTCAATCTTACATTAGGTTTAGAGTACGAGGTAGTAGAGACACTACAAGCAAATGAAAAATCATGGAGCACACTTCCTATCGAAGATCTAGCCAAGTCAATAAGCGAAGATATTAATTGTCCTACAATATTAGAAGTGAAATTAAATCAAGAAGTGCTGAAAGAAGgtgttcaaatatttgttgttCCAAACAATGGagtgataaaaattcttgaaaaaggTTCTCTAAAAATTTTACCTATATTTCTTTATGCTCTTGGGGAGCAACCATTGACGGAAGAAAATTTGGAAGAGTTGAGAGATTTAAAGGAGACTTATCCTTATAATCCGATTTTATTCATATCATCATTAGCTAATATTTCTTTGGATGGCACAGATGCGGAATTGACTGAGTCTGAGCAGCATAGTCTGCAAAGTCGATTAGAAGTACCAGGCGTTTCTAAGGAGTCGAAGAGCGATGATAGTattaatattgacaaaatGAATTCACTTGGTTTAACATGGCTAGATCAATTAAGCAGTTTAGGATTCCTTGGTATGGAAGAATCTGTGGAAGTTCATCAATTAACGTGGCTTGTCGGtgaacaatatattaataattcgagCAATCTGGTGGATTCATGCAAAAGAACGGATCGAGTCTTACATTTTACGCGCGGCTGCTTGCAAAACTATCTGATTAATGCTAGTACTTATTTGAACGAAATACACACGACCAGTTTGCGTAAATTTATCTTAAGTGCATTTGACATGGCACGAAAAATACAGATTACTCCTAGAAGAATACAGTATGctcaacaaaaagaaaatgaactTTATGCTAGTCTAATGAAAGTTGTTAATGAGCAGCAATTGGAGCTAACTGAGCTGATACAATGTATTATTCAGGAAATGAAAGATGACATAGCGGGATCTGATGTTTATCGATATCAGAGTATTCTTAACGATGATAATGAAAGGGAGTGGACTGTTACTGTTCGCGTCGCGATGTCGGAAGTTCAGCGATTTGTGTTGAGTCGCTTGGGTGAGAAAGTCGCAAAGGAGCTCGTAAACTCGGTTAATTGTCTTCGAGAGACTTTTGTCGGAACTCTTCAACGTTGTTTAATAAGTCTGGAAAATAACTACGAGCACGACAGCACTTTACTGGCTAGCGACGCCTTAAAGCAAATACTTTCCGCGGCTTACAACATCGAACTGCACAATTCGTCACCATCCTTAGTGCATTCGTTCTTGGAAAGATTAAGACAACTCTTCCAGTCCTTACCATTACCATGGGCACCCACTCCGACTTTGAACATAGCTTGGAGAAGGAAGATTACCATCGACATCTTGAATTCCCTATCAGCAGCGAGATTAGCGAGGGCAATTTCCACGCAGTTTAGAGACAAACTGAAATCCTCACACGACGCCTTTCAAACCGCTTTAAGATCcttggaaaattattataccgGAAAATTGGAGAGAACCGAGGAGCAGAGGGTAGCTATACGGAAGTATCACGCGCCTAAATTAGCTAAACTCGCATTGGAATCTACGTCGATGATGGACGCAGTCCGCTTTGGGATTCCTCAATATAACAAAGAGATTGGCAGAGGACAATACGGTGTGGTGTTTGCTTGCAATAGTTGGGGTGGAGCACCAGGACCGTGTGCAGTAAAATCAGTTGTTCCGCCAGACGAAAGACACTGGAATGATCTTGCGATGGAGGTTTACTACACGAGATCGATACCGGATCATAAAAGGATAGTGAAACTTCGCGGATCGGTCATTGATCAATCGTATGGCGGAGGATTCGGGTTGGGCGCTGCAGTTCTCTTAGTCACTGACCGATTAAGCCGTGATTTATATTGCGGTATACATACTGGTCTCTCATGGCTGGAACGTACACAAATAGCAATAGACGTGCTGGAGGGAATACGCTATCTTCACTCGCAAGGTTTAGTCCATCGAGATATTAAACTGAAGAATGTTTTGCTTGATATGGAAAACAGAGCCAAATTAACGGATCTCGGATTCTGTATTACTGAAGCTATGATGTCGGGAAGTATCGTAGGAACACCAATCCATATGGCACCGGAACTTCTGTCTGGTCACTACGACAGTAGTGTCGATGTCTATGCTTTCGGCATTTTGTTTTGGTACATATGTGCTGGGAAGGTTCGATTACCATACGCATTTGAACAATTTCATAACAAGGAGCAGTTATGGACAAGCGTACGAAAAG GTCTTAGACCTGAGAGGCTATCACAATTTGATGAGGAATGTTGGATATTAATGGAACAGTGTTGGTCTGGAGAAGCATCCAAACGTCCACTGCTCGGTGCAATTCAACCTGTATTAGAGTCTATACAACAGAAAGCAGAAAGAGGCAAGTCCTTACAAGAACTCGACGCACAGAAGCTTCACGAGAGTTCAGCCGAACAAATACATCCTGTGCTAGCATTAGCAGAGCCTAATAATCAGAGAG ATCATATATTCTACACAGCCGAACCTGTATGA
- the LOC105676637 gene encoding dual serine/threonine and tyrosine protein kinase-like isoform X2, which produces MVSNLPQEFRRYQRNRNQLRHIFEETQRTLEIIKLENFFPGENIIEELLPPLTLNKVTHILDNIPAIVVFGQDNKAKASLVNNLLSADILPLSNDSWRWVKLTYGQTNHVNLTLGLEYEVVETLQANEKSWSTLPIEDLAKSISEDINCPTILEVKLNQEVLKEGVQIFVVPNNGVIKILEKGSLKILPIFLYALGEQPLTEENLEELRDLKETYPYNPILFISSLANISLDGTDAELTESEQHSLQSRLEVPGVSKESKSDDSINIDKMNSLGLTWLDQLSSLGFLGMEESVEVHQLTWLVGEQYINNSSNLVDSCKRTDRVLHFTRGCLQNYLINASTYLNEIHTTSLRKFILSAFDMARKIQITPRRIQYAQQKENELYASLMKVVNEQQLELTELIQCIIQEMKDDIAGSDVYRYQSILNDDNEREWTVTVRVAMSEVQRFVLSRLGEKVAKELVNSVNCLRETFVGTLQRCLISLENNYEHDSTLLASDALKQILSAAYNIELHNSSPSLVHSFLERLRQLFQSLPLPWAPTPTLNIAWRRKITIDILNSLSAARLARAISTQFRDKLKSSHDAFQTALRSLENYYTGKLERTEEQRVAIRKYHAPKLAKLALESTSMMDAVRFGIPQYNKEIGRGQYGVVFACNSWGGAPGPCAVKSVVPPDERHWNDLAMEVYYTRSIPDHKRIVKLRGSVIDQSYGGGFGLGAAVLLVTDRLSRDLYCGIHTGLSWLERTQIAIDVLEGIRYLHSQGLVHRDIKLKNVLLDMENRAKLTDLGFCITEAMMSGSIVGTPIHMAPELLSGHYDSSVDVYAFGILFWYICAGKVRLPYAFEQFHNKEQLWTSVRKGLRPERLSQFDEECWILMEQCWSGEASKRPLLGAIQPVLESIQQKAERGKSLQELDAQKLHESSAEQIHPVLALAEPNNQRGAVFSPLPPRRKAFRTMNPVTRPFHTTKIFQTDHIFYTAEPV; this is translated from the exons ATGGTAAGCAACTTACCACAAGAATTCAGGAGATATCAACGAAATAGAAATCAACTACGTCACATATTTGAAGAGACACAACGTACACTGGAAATCATAAAGcttgaaaacttttttccTGGAG agaACATTATCGAGGAATTACTACCCCCATTGACCTTGAATAAAGTGACACACATTCTCGATAATATTCCTGCAATAGTCGTCTTTGGACAAGACAATAAAGCTAAAGCTTCGCTAGTTAACAACTTACTCTCAGCTGATATTTTGCCATTGTCCAATGATTCGTGGAGATGGGTCAAACTTACTTATGGTCAAACAAATCATGTCAATCTTACATTAGGTTTAGAGTACGAGGTAGTAGAGACACTACAAGCAAATGAAAAATCATGGAGCACACTTCCTATCGAAGATCTAGCCAAGTCAATAAGCGAAGATATTAATTGTCCTACAATATTAGAAGTGAAATTAAATCAAGAAGTGCTGAAAGAAGgtgttcaaatatttgttgttCCAAACAATGGagtgataaaaattcttgaaaaaggTTCTCTAAAAATTTTACCTATATTTCTTTATGCTCTTGGGGAGCAACCATTGACGGAAGAAAATTTGGAAGAGTTGAGAGATTTAAAGGAGACTTATCCTTATAATCCGATTTTATTCATATCATCATTAGCTAATATTTCTTTGGATGGCACAGATGCGGAATTGACTGAGTCTGAGCAGCATAGTCTGCAAAGTCGATTAGAAGTACCAGGCGTTTCTAAGGAGTCGAAGAGCGATGATAGTattaatattgacaaaatGAATTCACTTGGTTTAACATGGCTAGATCAATTAAGCAGTTTAGGATTCCTTGGTATGGAAGAATCTGTGGAAGTTCATCAATTAACGTGGCTTGTCGGtgaacaatatattaataattcgagCAATCTGGTGGATTCATGCAAAAGAACGGATCGAGTCTTACATTTTACGCGCGGCTGCTTGCAAAACTATCTGATTAATGCTAGTACTTATTTGAACGAAATACACACGACCAGTTTGCGTAAATTTATCTTAAGTGCATTTGACATGGCACGAAAAATACAGATTACTCCTAGAAGAATACAGTATGctcaacaaaaagaaaatgaactTTATGCTAGTCTAATGAAAGTTGTTAATGAGCAGCAATTGGAGCTAACTGAGCTGATACAATGTATTATTCAGGAAATGAAAGATGACATAGCGGGATCTGATGTTTATCGATATCAGAGTATTCTTAACGATGATAATGAAAGGGAGTGGACTGTTACTGTTCGCGTCGCGATGTCGGAAGTTCAGCGATTTGTGTTGAGTCGCTTGGGTGAGAAAGTCGCAAAGGAGCTCGTAAACTCGGTTAATTGTCTTCGAGAGACTTTTGTCGGAACTCTTCAACGTTGTTTAATAAGTCTGGAAAATAACTACGAGCACGACAGCACTTTACTGGCTAGCGACGCCTTAAAGCAAATACTTTCCGCGGCTTACAACATCGAACTGCACAATTCGTCACCATCCTTAGTGCATTCGTTCTTGGAAAGATTAAGACAACTCTTCCAGTCCTTACCATTACCATGGGCACCCACTCCGACTTTGAACATAGCTTGGAGAAGGAAGATTACCATCGACATCTTGAATTCCCTATCAGCAGCGAGATTAGCGAGGGCAATTTCCACGCAGTTTAGAGACAAACTGAAATCCTCACACGACGCCTTTCAAACCGCTTTAAGATCcttggaaaattattataccgGAAAATTGGAGAGAACCGAGGAGCAGAGGGTAGCTATACGGAAGTATCACGCGCCTAAATTAGCTAAACTCGCATTGGAATCTACGTCGATGATGGACGCAGTCCGCTTTGGGATTCCTCAATATAACAAAGAGATTGGCAGAGGACAATACGGTGTGGTGTTTGCTTGCAATAGTTGGGGTGGAGCACCAGGACCGTGTGCAGTAAAATCAGTTGTTCCGCCAGACGAAAGACACTGGAATGATCTTGCGATGGAGGTTTACTACACGAGATCGATACCGGATCATAAAAGGATAGTGAAACTTCGCGGATCGGTCATTGATCAATCGTATGGCGGAGGATTCGGGTTGGGCGCTGCAGTTCTCTTAGTCACTGACCGATTAAGCCGTGATTTATATTGCGGTATACATACTGGTCTCTCATGGCTGGAACGTACACAAATAGCAATAGACGTGCTGGAGGGAATACGCTATCTTCACTCGCAAGGTTTAGTCCATCGAGATATTAAACTGAAGAATGTTTTGCTTGATATGGAAAACAGAGCCAAATTAACGGATCTCGGATTCTGTATTACTGAAGCTATGATGTCGGGAAGTATCGTAGGAACACCAATCCATATGGCACCGGAACTTCTGTCTGGTCACTACGACAGTAGTGTCGATGTCTATGCTTTCGGCATTTTGTTTTGGTACATATGTGCTGGGAAGGTTCGATTACCATACGCATTTGAACAATTTCATAACAAGGAGCAGTTATGGACAAGCGTACGAAAAG GTCTTAGACCTGAGAGGCTATCACAATTTGATGAGGAATGTTGGATATTAATGGAACAGTGTTGGTCTGGAGAAGCATCCAAACGTCCACTGCTCGGTGCAATTCAACCTGTATTAGAGTCTATACAACAGAAAGCAGAAAGAGGCAAGTCCTTACAAGAACTCGACGCACAGAAGCTTCACGAGAGTTCAGCCGAACAAATACATCCTGTGCTAGCATTAGCAGAGCCTAATAATCAGAGAGGTGCTGTATTTAGTCCGCTTCCACCTAGACGCAAGGCTTTTAGAACTATGAATCCTGTCACACGACCTTTTCACACGaccaaaatttttcaaacag ATCATATATTCTACACAGCCGAACCTGTATGA
- the LOC105676637 gene encoding dual serine/threonine and tyrosine protein kinase-like isoform X4 encodes MVSNLPQEFRRYQRNRNQLRHIFEETQRTLEIIKLENFFPGENIIEELLPPLTLNKVTHILDNIPAIVVFGQDNKAKASLVNNLLSADILPLSNDSWRWVKLTYGQTNHVNLTLGLEYEVVETLQANEKSWSTLPIEDLAKSISEDINCPTILEVKLNQEVLKEGVQIFVVPNNGVIKILEKGSLKILPIFLYALGEQPLTEENLEELRDLKETYPYNPILFISSLANISLDGTDAELTESEQHSLQSRLEVPGVSKESKSDDSINIDKMNSLGLTWLDQLSSLGFLGMEESVEVHQLTWLVGEQYINNSSNLVDSCKRTDRVLHFTRGCLQNYLINASTYLNEIHTTSLRKFILSAFDMARKIQITPRRIQYAQQKENELYASLMKVVNEQQLELTELIQCIIQEMKDDIAGSDVYRYQSILNDDNEREWTVTVRVAMSEVQRFVLSRLGEKVAKELVNSVNCLRETFVGTLQRCLISLENNYEHDSTLLASDALKQILSAAYNIELHNSSPSLVHSFLERLRQLFQSLPLPWAPTPTLNIAWRRKITIDILNSLSAARLARAISTQFRDKLKSSHDAFQTALRSLENYYTGKLERTEEQRVAIRKYHAPKLAKLALESTSMMDAVRFGIPQYNKEIGRGQYGVVFACNSWGGAPGPCAVKSVVPPDERHWNDLAMEVYYTRSIPDHKRIVKLRGSVIDQSYGGGFGLGAAVLLVTDRLSRDLYCGIHTGLSWLERTQIAIDVLEGIRYLHSQGLVHRDIKLKNVLLDMENRAKLTDLGFCITEAMMSGSIVGTPIHMAPELLSGHYDSSVDVYAFGILFWYICAGKVRLPYAFEQFHNKEQLWTSVRKGLRPERLSQFDEECWILMEQCWSGEASKRPLLGAIQPVLESIQQKAERDHIFYTAEPV; translated from the exons ATGGTAAGCAACTTACCACAAGAATTCAGGAGATATCAACGAAATAGAAATCAACTACGTCACATATTTGAAGAGACACAACGTACACTGGAAATCATAAAGcttgaaaacttttttccTGGAG agaACATTATCGAGGAATTACTACCCCCATTGACCTTGAATAAAGTGACACACATTCTCGATAATATTCCTGCAATAGTCGTCTTTGGACAAGACAATAAAGCTAAAGCTTCGCTAGTTAACAACTTACTCTCAGCTGATATTTTGCCATTGTCCAATGATTCGTGGAGATGGGTCAAACTTACTTATGGTCAAACAAATCATGTCAATCTTACATTAGGTTTAGAGTACGAGGTAGTAGAGACACTACAAGCAAATGAAAAATCATGGAGCACACTTCCTATCGAAGATCTAGCCAAGTCAATAAGCGAAGATATTAATTGTCCTACAATATTAGAAGTGAAATTAAATCAAGAAGTGCTGAAAGAAGgtgttcaaatatttgttgttCCAAACAATGGagtgataaaaattcttgaaaaaggTTCTCTAAAAATTTTACCTATATTTCTTTATGCTCTTGGGGAGCAACCATTGACGGAAGAAAATTTGGAAGAGTTGAGAGATTTAAAGGAGACTTATCCTTATAATCCGATTTTATTCATATCATCATTAGCTAATATTTCTTTGGATGGCACAGATGCGGAATTGACTGAGTCTGAGCAGCATAGTCTGCAAAGTCGATTAGAAGTACCAGGCGTTTCTAAGGAGTCGAAGAGCGATGATAGTattaatattgacaaaatGAATTCACTTGGTTTAACATGGCTAGATCAATTAAGCAGTTTAGGATTCCTTGGTATGGAAGAATCTGTGGAAGTTCATCAATTAACGTGGCTTGTCGGtgaacaatatattaataattcgagCAATCTGGTGGATTCATGCAAAAGAACGGATCGAGTCTTACATTTTACGCGCGGCTGCTTGCAAAACTATCTGATTAATGCTAGTACTTATTTGAACGAAATACACACGACCAGTTTGCGTAAATTTATCTTAAGTGCATTTGACATGGCACGAAAAATACAGATTACTCCTAGAAGAATACAGTATGctcaacaaaaagaaaatgaactTTATGCTAGTCTAATGAAAGTTGTTAATGAGCAGCAATTGGAGCTAACTGAGCTGATACAATGTATTATTCAGGAAATGAAAGATGACATAGCGGGATCTGATGTTTATCGATATCAGAGTATTCTTAACGATGATAATGAAAGGGAGTGGACTGTTACTGTTCGCGTCGCGATGTCGGAAGTTCAGCGATTTGTGTTGAGTCGCTTGGGTGAGAAAGTCGCAAAGGAGCTCGTAAACTCGGTTAATTGTCTTCGAGAGACTTTTGTCGGAACTCTTCAACGTTGTTTAATAAGTCTGGAAAATAACTACGAGCACGACAGCACTTTACTGGCTAGCGACGCCTTAAAGCAAATACTTTCCGCGGCTTACAACATCGAACTGCACAATTCGTCACCATCCTTAGTGCATTCGTTCTTGGAAAGATTAAGACAACTCTTCCAGTCCTTACCATTACCATGGGCACCCACTCCGACTTTGAACATAGCTTGGAGAAGGAAGATTACCATCGACATCTTGAATTCCCTATCAGCAGCGAGATTAGCGAGGGCAATTTCCACGCAGTTTAGAGACAAACTGAAATCCTCACACGACGCCTTTCAAACCGCTTTAAGATCcttggaaaattattataccgGAAAATTGGAGAGAACCGAGGAGCAGAGGGTAGCTATACGGAAGTATCACGCGCCTAAATTAGCTAAACTCGCATTGGAATCTACGTCGATGATGGACGCAGTCCGCTTTGGGATTCCTCAATATAACAAAGAGATTGGCAGAGGACAATACGGTGTGGTGTTTGCTTGCAATAGTTGGGGTGGAGCACCAGGACCGTGTGCAGTAAAATCAGTTGTTCCGCCAGACGAAAGACACTGGAATGATCTTGCGATGGAGGTTTACTACACGAGATCGATACCGGATCATAAAAGGATAGTGAAACTTCGCGGATCGGTCATTGATCAATCGTATGGCGGAGGATTCGGGTTGGGCGCTGCAGTTCTCTTAGTCACTGACCGATTAAGCCGTGATTTATATTGCGGTATACATACTGGTCTCTCATGGCTGGAACGTACACAAATAGCAATAGACGTGCTGGAGGGAATACGCTATCTTCACTCGCAAGGTTTAGTCCATCGAGATATTAAACTGAAGAATGTTTTGCTTGATATGGAAAACAGAGCCAAATTAACGGATCTCGGATTCTGTATTACTGAAGCTATGATGTCGGGAAGTATCGTAGGAACACCAATCCATATGGCACCGGAACTTCTGTCTGGTCACTACGACAGTAGTGTCGATGTCTATGCTTTCGGCATTTTGTTTTGGTACATATGTGCTGGGAAGGTTCGATTACCATACGCATTTGAACAATTTCATAACAAGGAGCAGTTATGGACAAGCGTACGAAAAG GTCTTAGACCTGAGAGGCTATCACAATTTGATGAGGAATGTTGGATATTAATGGAACAGTGTTGGTCTGGAGAAGCATCCAAACGTCCACTGCTCGGTGCAATTCAACCTGTATTAGAGTCTATACAACAGAAAGCAGAAAGAG ATCATATATTCTACACAGCCGAACCTGTATGA